A region from the Triticum aestivum cultivar Chinese Spring chromosome 3D, IWGSC CS RefSeq v2.1, whole genome shotgun sequence genome encodes:
- the LOC123075590 gene encoding protein LIFEGUARD 2 produces MKGGDIEAGTSAGAAAPAQVLYPGMAESPELRWALIRKIYVILSLQLLLTAVVAAAVVKVHAIPHFFASSYAGLGLYIFLLILPFIVLCPLYIYRQKHPVNLLLLGVFTVAISFAVGMTCAFTSGKVILEAAILTTVVVFSLTAYTFWAVKRGKDFSFLGPFLFASLIMLLVFGFIQILFPLGKLSHMIYGALAALIFSGYIVYDTDNIIKRYTYDEYVWAAVSLYLDIINLFMALLTLFSAGDS; encoded by the exons ATGAAGGGCGGCGACATCGAGGCGGGGACCTCCGCTGGCGCCGCGGCGCCGGCGCAGGTGCTGTACCCCGGGATGGCGGAGAGCCCCGAGCTGCGCTGGGCGCTCATCCGGAAGATCTACGTCATCCTCTCCCTGCAGCTCCTCCtcaccgccgtcgtcgccgccgccgtcgtcaaggTCCACGCGATCCCGCACTTCTTCGCCTCCTCCTACGCCGGCCTCGGGCTCTacatcttcctcctcatcctcccctTCATCG TGCTGTGCCCGTTGTACATCTACCGCCAGAAGCACCCAGTCAACCTGCTGCTGCTTGGCGTCTTCACAGTGGCCATCAGCTTCGCTGTGGGCATGACATGTGCCTTCACTAGCG GCAAGGTCATTTTGGAGGCAGCGATTCTTACAACAGTGGTTGTCTTCAGCCTGACTGCTTACACTTTCTGGGCTGTAAAGAGGGGCAAGGACTTCAGCTTCCTTGGTCCTTTCCTATTTGCTTCTCTCATCATGCTGCTCGTCTTTGGGTTCATTCAG ATCCTCTTCCCGCTGGGCAAGCTCTCTCACATGATCTATGGCGCGCTGGCGGCACTCATCTTCAGTGGCTACATTGTCTATGACACGGACAACATCATCAAGCGTTACACCTATGACGAGTATGTCTGGGCCGCCGTCTCGTTGTACCTTGACATCATCAATCTGTTCATGGCCCTGCTCACCCTGTTTAGTGCGGGTGACAGCTAA